Within Nosocomiicoccus ampullae, the genomic segment ATTGGATTAAATTATAGTATGTCCACAAAAAAACTTACAATTCTCGCTGTATGTATCGCGTTAAATACTGTATTGTCTTCAATTATTAGAATTGAAGGTATGGCACCAATGTCGACAGTCTTTAACATTATATTTGCAACTTTTGGTACATTTTACGTGACACTCATTGCCCTTGTGACAGCGATTTTAAGAATGATTATATTCGGAATTCCACCGCTAGCACTAACAGGTGCGGTCTTTGGTGCAATTTTAGCTGGAATTGGCTATAAATTATCAAAATCAATCTTCGGTGCATGGTTCGGTGAGTTTGTCGGCACAGGAATTATCGGTTCGATTATTTCAGTACCAGTTATGAAAATTTTTATGGATCTTGATTCAAACGCAGTATGGTTTTTATACACACCGAGATTCGTCGGAGCGACAATTATCGGTGGAATCATCGCGGTAGTCATCTATAGTAGTCTTAAAAACTCTAGAGCATTTAAAAATATACAAGAGATATTCGATAAAGAACATGATCATAACTCGACTTACCGCAAGTCATAGTGTGGTATTACACTATCCCTTTGGTTAGTTGGTGTTTTATCATAAGTAATAGTATCTTATTACACTATCTCTTCAGTTAGTGGGCTACTTATCGCAAGTCATAGTGTGGTATTACACTATCTCTTTGGTTAACGGGCTATTTATCATAAATGATAGTATCATATTACACTATCTCTTCAGTTAGTAGGCTATTTATCGCAAGTCATAGTGTGGTATTACACTATCTCTTTGGTTAACGGACTATTTATCATAAGTAATAGTATCTTATTACACTATCTCTTTGGTTAGCGGGTGATTTATCATAAGTAATAGTTACCTATTACACCAACTCTTATGATAACGAATCAAATCACGTCCAATACAAAAAGAGAAGCACTAGTTGTGCTTCTCTTTTTATCTTACTTTATCGATTAAGGTTTTCGCTTTATAAATGACTGGTCGATTTACAATTGAAAATGTTCCAGGTAGTTCTTCGATTGATGCGTTATATCCTTGTTTAAATCTAAATACACCGTAATCACTTGCGTCTTCATGGAAGTTACCTGTGATTCCAAACATATTAAAACGCTCAAGACCAAGTTCTTTTGCTTTTTTAATCATTTCCCATGTCACGAAGTTTGTTCCTAAATACTGAGAGTGTTCTGGATAACTACCACTGTATAAATAGACCATTTCATTATTGTTGTAGTAATACATACCGACAGATAAGTCGATTAAACCGCCATATTCGTCTCGATGTTTCTCAGCTTCTCTAAGTCTTTTCTCTCTACTTTTCACGAGATTTTTTTGTTCATTTAATCGTTTCTTTTCACCGCGCGTAATCGTTTCTTTTTGTTCTAATTCTTTTAGCGCTTCGGTTAATTCTTTTAACTCTTTCGTTAACTCATCGATATATTGATCAAGATCAATTTGTGATAACACGATATACGACTTATCTTGTAAACTTTTCAACTGTGCTTTAATTCTCGACTCTGGAATTTCGTCAAATCCTAGTCGCGCCTCTGTATCTTTATAGATTTCTATGAAGCGGTCGTATTCTGATTCATCAAGATATTTAAGCTTTAACGGCAGCATTTCACTTTGGCGTGTATTGTAACGAGTTGTGCGGTCCATATTTTTTAAAATTTCATCTAGACTACCACTAATATCTACAACGGATAGAAATCTAATACTTTCTCCAAAAATCATTTGTCTCGTAAATCCGTGGTGTTTAAATCCATTTCTAGAGAATATCCTTATAATTTCTTTGTTATTTTTTGGATCATTTTCTATTACATTCCCATCTCTATTTCTCATTTGATAGATTGTATACGGAGAAAATGTAAGAGTAACTGCACCTTTAGATTTTGCGAAATCATCAATTCCTTTTATAAAGCGTTCTAACTTTTCATTTGTAAAGTCTTCAATCACAGGACCAGAATGCGTAGACATCGCGTTAAATGATCTTAAAAAAGGATACTCACTAATTAATGATACGCCGATAAGATTTGCTTCTTCTTTTAAGCCGAGTAAATATGTTTTTGTATGCTCTTTAACATAATCATAATATAATTCGTCGTGCATAAAATGATACATATCATTATAGTTTTTCATAAACGTATAAAATTCTTGTTCAGAAATTTCTTCAACTTTCATTAGACTCGCACCCTTTACTATCTTTTACCGAGTTTTTGCTCTAATTTCACTTTTACTTTAAACGCATTATGAACAACAGGATTAATCACTTTCACAAAGTCACCAACAAGCTCTTCGATTTCAGCATCAAATCCACGTTTGAAGCGGTATACACCGTAGTCCTCTCCGTCTTCACTAAAGTCACCGGATACACCGTAGAAGTTATAGCGAGCAATATCGTGGTCCATTGCATGTTTCATCATCTCAAGATGCATCATATATGGTCCTACAAACATATTAAACTCTTCACTTGACGCTCCTGCGTTATAGACGAGTTCGTAAGGTGTTACAAAGTATACTCCACTACCGAGATTTAATACGTTACCGTGTACTTCTTTAAATTCTTTCGATTTTTCAAGATCGTTTACGTGACCTTCAATATTTCTTTCTAACTCTTTAATTTTATTTAATGTTTTTTTGTTTTGGTTTTCTTTTTGTTCTTGCTTTTCTTTTTGTTTTTCTAATTTCTCAATTTCTTTTTCAGTTTGGTCGATAAATTGATCTAATTCAATATAAGCAAGTGGGACAAGTACTTTATCGCCATATGCTTTTTTAAACTGCTTAAAGTACTTTTCAGGGTCTTCATTCACGAAGAAATCTTGACGCTCTGCAGTGTGTAAGTACATATCGACAAAGATATCCATTTCATCTACTTCTAAGAAACGAACTTTAACTCCAAATCGTTTTGCTTTTCGAATATTTCTTCTACGTAAGTTATCAAAAGATTTTACTAATTCATCTTCATTTTTAAATTTGCTCACGTCTAAGACACTCATCCAGCGTGCTTGTGACGTATTTGAGTAACCTCTTGTAAATCCTTGATGAACGTAACCCATATTTTCTAATAACTGAATAACCTCATCACGATTTTCGTAATCATTATACGGCTCGACGTCCTTATCGTATTTTTTATAAATCCAGTTCGGGTCAACCTTTACGTAAGACGCATTATTTTCTTTTAAATATTCAGTTAAACCAGCAAAATATGCACGTACTAAACTTAAGTTATCATAGTCAAGTACAGGTCCACGGTTAGAATAATAGAAATATTTGCCTAAAATTGTCGGCTCTTTTGTAAATAAACCTGCTGCTAAGACGTTTCCATCGTTATCTTTTAACCCGAGTAATTCTACTTCAAAACGCCCGTCATTTAAGCGGTTATC encodes:
- the thiW gene encoding energy coupling factor transporter S component ThiW translates to MSTKKLTILAVCIALNTVLSSIIRIEGMAPMSTVFNIIFATFGTFYVTLIALVTAILRMIIFGIPPLALTGAVFGAILAGIGYKLSKSIFGAWFGEFVGTGIIGSIISVPVMKIFMDLDSNAVWFLYTPRFVGATIIGGIIAVVIYSSLKNSRAFKNIQEIFDKEHDHNSTYRKS
- a CDS encoding peptidoglycan bridge formation glycyltransferase FemA/FemB family protein; the encoded protein is MKVEEISEQEFYTFMKNYNDMYHFMHDELYYDYVKEHTKTYLLGLKEEANLIGVSLISEYPFLRSFNAMSTHSGPVIEDFTNEKLERFIKGIDDFAKSKGAVTLTFSPYTIYQMRNRDGNVIENDPKNNKEIIRIFSRNGFKHHGFTRQMIFGESIRFLSVVDISGSLDEILKNMDRTTRYNTRQSEMLPLKLKYLDESEYDRFIEIYKDTEARLGFDEIPESRIKAQLKSLQDKSYIVLSQIDLDQYIDELTKELKELTEALKELEQKETITRGEKKRLNEQKNLVKSREKRLREAEKHRDEYGGLIDLSVGMYYYNNNEMVYLYSGSYPEHSQYLGTNFVTWEMIKKAKELGLERFNMFGITGNFHEDASDYGVFRFKQGYNASIEELPGTFSIVNRPVIYKAKTLIDKVR
- a CDS encoding peptidoglycan bridge formation glycyltransferase FemA/FemB family protein, coding for MKFVQLTNKEYADFIEYGGHESAFFQMIENKDNRLNDGRFEVELLGLKDNDGNVLAAGLFTKEPTILGKYFYYSNRGPVLDYDNLSLVRAYFAGLTEYLKENNASYVKVDPNWIYKKYDKDVEPYNDYENRDEVIQLLENMGYVHQGFTRGYSNTSQARWMSVLDVSKFKNEDELVKSFDNLRRRNIRKAKRFGVKVRFLEVDEMDIFVDMYLHTAERQDFFVNEDPEKYFKQFKKAYGDKVLVPLAYIELDQFIDQTEKEIEKLEKQKEKQEQKENQNKKTLNKIKELERNIEGHVNDLEKSKEFKEVHGNVLNLGSGVYFVTPYELVYNAGASSEEFNMFVGPYMMHLEMMKHAMDHDIARYNFYGVSGDFSEDGEDYGVYRFKRGFDAEIEELVGDFVKVINPVVHNAFKVKVKLEQKLGKR